In a genomic window of Brassica rapa cultivar Chiifu-401-42 chromosome A10, CAAS_Brap_v3.01, whole genome shotgun sequence:
- the LOC103847472 gene encoding amino acid transporter AVT1D — MKLDEEFLHDRDHSFLTDDEENQADLACSDDEHDGDGRRCGANSDTSSPLSRNRSDNNLTDVPNPPWPQSYRRSMDLMTGMTPPSVSFMPRSLSRRSGSSFHKKQQSSFFDSFSSSASKPLLSQPDPDKEDTILPSHFPSQLKLSVTDLPLPQSNLCSVSQSILNGTNVLCGLGLITMPYAIKESGWLGLLILSFFGVITCYTGILLKRCLESSPGLQTYPDIGQAAFGITGRCIISILLYIELYAACVEYIIMMSDNLSGLFPNVSLGITPGLSLDSAQTFAVLTTILVLPTVWLKDLSLLSYLSVGGVLASVLLGLCLLWVGAVDGIGFHATGKLMDFGNLPVAIGIFGFGYSGHSVFPNIYSSMKDPSKFPLVLVICFGFCTVLYIAIAVCGYTMFGEALQSQFTLNMPKHFLPSKIAVWTAVVTPMTKYALTITPIVLSLEELIPMAKMRSHGVSILFRTILVISTLVVALSVPFFAIVAALIGSFLAMLVALIFPCLCYLSILKGKLTNTQIGLCMFIIVFGLVSGCCGTYSAISRLADQMT; from the exons ATGAAACTCGACGAAGAATTCTTACACGACAGGGACCATTCGTTTCTGACAGATGACGAGGAAAATCAAGCAGATCTTGCTTGTTCAGACGATGAACACGATGGAGATGGTCGGAGATGCGGAGCAAATTCTGATACCTCCTCTCCGTTGTCTCGTAATCGTTCAGATAACAATCTCACCGATGTCCCAAATCCTCCATGGCCACAGAGTTACcg ACGGTCAATGGATTTAATGACGGGAATGACTCCACCTTCGGTGAGTTTCATGCCGCGTAGCCTCTCCAGGAGATCAGGCTCTTCCTTCCACAAGAAGCAACAGTCTTCCTTTTTCGATTCGTTTTCTTCTTCCGCAAGCAAACCTCTTCTCTCTCAACCAGATCCTGACAAGGAAGATACCATATTACCTTCCCATTTTCCATCCCAGCTCAAGCTCTCCGTCACCGATCTTCCTTTACCACAATCTAATCTCTGCTCCGTCTCTCAATCCATTCTCAAcg GAACCAATGTTTTGTGTGGACTAGGATTAATAACAATGCCCTATGCAATAAAAGAGAGTGGATGGCTTGGTTTGCTCATACTCTCCTTCTTTGGAGTCATCACTTGCTACACAGGCATTCTCTTGAAGAGATGTCTTGAAAGTTCTCCTGGTCTTCAAACTTACCCTGACATCGGTCAAGCCGCCTTTGGTATTACCGGTCGCTGCATCATTTCC ATCCTTTTGTACATAGAGTTGTAT GCAGCTTGTGTGGAATACATAATCATGATGAGCGATAATTTATCAGGACTATTCCCAAACGTTTCACTGGGCATTACCCCAGGGCTATCCCTAGATTCTGCTCAAACCTTTGCAGTTTTGACCACTATTCTTGTCCTTCCAACGGTCTGGCTTAAAGACCTTAGTTTGCTTTCTTACCTTTCAG TTGGAGGAGTCTTGGCATCAGTCTTGCTTGGTCTCTGCCTCCTTTGGGTTGGTGCAGTAGATGGAATCGGTTTTCATGCAACAGGAAAACTTATGGACTTCGGTAACTTACCTGTTGCTATAGGGATTTTCGGGTTTGGGTACTCGGGTCATTCGGTTTTTCCAAACATCTATTCTTCCATGAAAGATCCTTCCAAGTTTCCTCTTGTCTTAGTTATTTG TTTTGGTTTCTGTACGGTCTTATACATAGCTATAGCAGTCTGCGGTTACACCATGTTTGGTGAAGCACTCCAATCACAATTCACATTAAACATGCCTAAACACTTCCTTCCATCCAAAATAGCTGTTTGGACTGCG GTTGTTACTCCGATGACAAAATACGCGTTAACAATCACCCCAATCGTTCTGAGTCTCGAAGAACTTATTCCAATGGCTAAGATGAGGTCACATGGTGTATCCATATTGTTCAGAACAATCCTAGTCATCTCTACTCTGGTCGTTGCTCTTTCAGTTCCTTTCTTTG CGATCGTGGCTGCACTCATCGGATCATTCCTTGCAATGCTTGTG